A stretch of Coccidioides posadasii str. Silveira chromosome 2, complete sequence DNA encodes these proteins:
- a CDS encoding uncharacterized protein (EggNog:ENOG410QEE0~COG:S~BUSCO:2026at33183), which translates to MADMVDIDTKSSIELGSVDANIPSEAQLDGDQSTVEMQTNRQKVKPETPSDADQSKFVPDASHIRSTDPLSLEYWEKVLAKCVPETQLNAPAPGRRDTFALGNVIIKSDHQSAEPTGDYSFWDENEEAAVNLVAGVLPDVKLPEYYLRTKLRGRDILVRSRIPGVSLEVAWPSLNTDQKASFKEETRDIVRRIHRIKPNELRASYVVDSSSPDESTGLRQDERNILFGDSTAEDGNYGLSHNDLLPSNIIVENGKIVGIVGWSNAGYFGYEKSGNVHRRIRCKDDNGNMIQELWEESSPWHDLYDIARDEEKTFSDTAEVESKNDRPSVKSEELLPNLSAVPYTATSENFDFRTPKKIIDLKQESVSRASSSERSSPAPSVKSTKKRAAPAATKKGQAVRKSATKKRKLNDAESIDGTVGSQRSSATPASRSKPSKQRNRKQTSASIASSPAPDGKRRGKSNDSDEDMEEDEADASELFCICRKPDNHTWMIACDGGCEDWFHGKCVNIKQIDADLIDKYICPNCEEKQGIRTTWKRMCRLPGCRQPARVTAKTPSKYCSDDHGVEFMKRKLRIAESRSTSSHIPSAASRGSLCQTNSRQTHQENGYVESGSLNSNGDQVTNEIVRDADDAGAEREGTEDLMNIGGVLTPREVKAMADGVKSAEEFRKLGESLLSTETQGLQSLREVAESFDPKSEMPGKSIDFDLLADNIEWTPEERKHMDSLKEKRADLLNRSQLLRDRDRFLTLVRQRAKNILERLRQNDPKGWKDICGFDSRLSWSDEEFDEWRQSEVGKKALGDGVLEPERSVDNAGDTEMADADKNEVDTIAQGMCIKKRCEQHRQWAKVQQQDILFELSIVKDHLSKCGKTATEVIEGVVLRAYGDQNRTVGGAT; encoded by the exons ATGGCGGATATGGTGGATATTGATACAAAGTCGAGCATCGAACTTGGCTCTGTGGATGCGAATATCCCATCAGAAGCCCAATTAGACGGGGACCAGTCGACCGTCGAGATGCAAACAAATCGACAAAAAGTCAAGCCAGAAACACCCTCGGACGCTGACCAGTCTAAGTTCGTGCCGGACGCGTCTCATATTCGGTCTACTGATCCACTGTCGCTGGAATACTGGGAAAAGGTTCTTGCGAAATGCGTTCCCGAGACTCAGCTCAACGCCCCTGCTCCGGGTAGGAGGGATACATTCGCGTTAGGAAACGTGATCATCAAAAGCGATCACCAAAGCGCTGAACCGACAGGGGACTACAGCTTTTGGGATGAGAATGAAGAGGCTGCTGTGAACTTGGTTGCGGGAGTTCTCCCGGATGTCAAATTGCCAGAATACTATCTAAGGACGAAATTACGGGGTCGGGATATCCTGGTTCGGTCGCGTATTCCCGGCGTTTCTCTCGAAGTTGCGTGGCCTAGTCTCAATACAGACCAAAAGGCTAGCTTCAAGGAAGAGACACGAGACATTGTGCGAAGAATACATCGCATCAAGCCTAACGAGTTAAGGGCTTCGTATGTTGTGGACTCAAGCAGCCCAGACGAAAGCACGGGACTCCGCCAGGACGAGCGCAATATCCTATTTGGTGACTCTACTGCTGAAGATGGTAACTACGGTCTATCGCATAACGACCTACTTCCGTCGAATATTATTGTGGAGAACGGCAAAATCGTTGGGATTGTTGGCTGGTCCAATGCTGGCTATTTCGGCTATGAAAAGAGCGGGAACGTCCACCGCAGAATCAGGTGTAAGGATGACAATGGAAACATGATCCAGGAATTGTGGGAGGAGAGTTCACCTTGGCACGATCTCTACGATATTGCTAGAGACGAAGAAAAGACGTTCTCGGACACAGCAGAAGTCGAATCGAAAAATGATAGGCCCAGTGTCAAATCGGAAGAACTGCTTCCAAACCTCAGTGCTGTTCCGTATACGGCAACAAGCGAAAATTTTGATTTTCGAACGCCTAAAAAGATTATCGATCTCAAGCAAGAATCTGTTTCACGAGCTTCTTCTTCGGAGAGATCCTCTCCGGCACCCTCAGTGAAATCCACGAAGAAGCGTGCTGCTCCAGCCGCGACCAAAAAAGGACAAGCTGTCCGGAAGTCAGCTACAAAAAAGCGCAAGTTAAATGACGCGGAGAGCATTGATGGAACTGTGGGATCTCAACGAAGTTCGGCGACACCTGCTTCTCGCTCGAAACCCTCAAAACAGCGGAATCGTAAACAAACTTCTGCATCAATAGCAAGCTCGCCTGCGCCGGATGGCAAGAGGCGAGGAAAATCTAACGATTCGGATGAAGACATGGAAGAGGACGAAGCCGATGCATCAGAGTTATTTTGTATCTGTCGCAAGCCTGATAATCATACATGGATGATTGCTTGTGATGGTGGCTGCGAGGATTGGTTCCATGGGAAATGTGTCAACATCAAACAGATTGATGCTGATCTTATTGATAAATATATTT GTCCCAATTGTGAAGAGAAGCAGGGCATTCGCACCACTTGGAAACGCATGTGTCGACTTCCCGGCTGCCGCCAGCCTGCTCGTGTTACCGCAAAGACTCCAAGCAAGTATTGCTCCGATGACCATGGTGTGGAATTCATGAAGAGAAAACTTCGAATAGCCGAAAGTCGTTCTACTTCTTCCCATATACCGAGCGCTGCAAGCCGTGGATCCTTATGTCAAACCAATTCGCGCCAGACGCACCAAGAAAACGGATATGTAGAGAGCGGGTCGTTGAATTCAAACGGGGATCAAGTGACGAACGAAATCGTTCGCGATGCAGATGATGCCGGGGCCGAACGTGAAGGAACCGAGGATTTAATGAACATCGGAGGGGTGCTAACTCCACGGGAGGTGAAGGCCATGGCAGATGGTGTCAAATCCGCGGAAGAATTTCGAAAATTAGGCGAGAGCCTCTTGTCAACCGAAACCCAAGGACTCCAATCACTCCGTGAAGTTGCCGAATCATTCGACCCAAAAAGCGAGATGCCCGGTAAAAGCATTGATTTTGACCTGCTAGCCGATAATATCGAATGGACACCAGAAGAGCGAAAACACATGGATAGCCtcaaagagaaaagagcTGATCTTCTTAATCGCTCCCAATTACTCCGTGATCGCGATAGGTTTCTAACTTTGGTACGCCAACGTGCCAAAAATATTCTAGAACGATTACGGCAAAACGATCCTAAAGGCTGGAAAGATATATGCGGCTTTGATTCTCGTTTATCTTGGTCAGATGAGGAATTTGATGAGTGGAGGCAATCTGAGGTGGGGAAGAAAGCACTGGGCGATGGCGTCCTTGAGCCTGAGCGTTCGGTTGATAATGCAGGCGACACAGAAATGGCCGATGCAGACAAGAACGAAGTGGACACCATCGCTCAGGGGATGTGTATCAAGAAACGCTGTGAACAGCACAGACAATGGGCCAAGGTTCAGCAGCAGGATATTCTTTTTGAACTATCGATAGTCAAAGACCATTTGTCCAAGTGCGGAAAGACCGCTACTGAAGTTATCGAGGGCGTTGTATTGAGGGCATATGGGGATCAAAATAGGACTGTGGGCGGTGCAACTTAG
- a CDS encoding uncharacterized protein (EggNog:ENOG410Q5GC~BUSCO:10678at33183) — MAACDDIDAGAAPPILASTLLQSYLDDDENGAQVTQVDSDWNLQPDIDKGIPFTKAGSSVFAPGRVIGISGLQPTVPPQRDWRDGDAAAVRNWVFELSAHILITLLTRPHLAALSLDPGAQSGTFPQAVVIQFYSSRAFTSEYLLRSIQQRLPELTTNLTQNILNTVKIIRAFNFDEILEAVSQVSDILYEAKHQQTTLLLLEGLDQSLAEIQRNSSILAAQAKLIPLLRTLTILSRNHASFLTVIVVNPVLLPTAPFPPSAPDIQAKQYPGVHFTQQECVSPHSRHHHHSSHHQAVHSIFSPTSQPQLQTQGQSQTYSSPSTQQLSQQTVSYSSLARSFDQGFDTHLLVSKMESKMIIEVAKDRTGEHLGRWCAL, encoded by the exons ATGGCTGCCTGCGACGATATAGATGCAGGCGCTGCTCCTCCAATTCTCGCATCTACTCTGCTCCAGTCTTATCTGGACGATGACGAAAATGGAGCCCAAGTGACCCAGGTTGATAGTGACTGGAATTTGCAGCCAGACATAGACAAGGGAATTCCATTCACCAAGGCAGGGAGCTCGGTGTTTGCTCCTGGTCGAGTGATTGGGATATCTGGCCTACAGCCTACAGTTCCCCCGCAGCGAGACTGGAGAGATGGAGACGCCGCAGCCGTGCGAAACTGGGTGTTCGAG CTTTCTGCGCACATTCTCATAACCCTATTGACGCGGCCACATCTGGCCGCTTTATCTCTTGATCCTGGAGCACAATCGGGGACATTTCCGCAGGCTGTCGTTATCCAATTCTACAGCTCACGCGCATTCACATCAGAATATCTACTGCGATCTATCCAGCAAAGGCTTCCGGAGCTCACGACGAACTTGACCCAAAATATACTCAACACCGTCAAGATAATCCGCGCATTCAATTTTGACGAAATCCTCGAAGCCGTGTCTCAGGTCTCAGACATCTTATACGAAGCAAAGCACCAACAAACCACGCTTCTCCTCTTAGAAGGCTTGGATCAATCGCTTGCAGAGATCCAGCGCAACTCCAGCATCCTCGCCGCACAGGCGAAACTCATCCCACTCCTCCGCACGTTAACCATTCTTTCTCGAAACCACGCATCTTTTCTTACCGTGATTGTGGTGAACCCAGTCCTTCTCCCAACAGCGCCATTTCCACCTTCAGCTCCAGATATCCAAGCGAAGCAATACCCTGGAGTACATTTCACCCAACAAGAATGTGTATCGCCCCACTCCAGGCACCATCATCATTCGAGTCACCATCAAGCAGTTCACTCGATTTTCTCACCGACGTCGCAACCGCAATTACAAACACAAGGTCAAAGCCAAACGTACTCCTCTCCATCCACCCAACAACTTTCCCAGCAGACAGTATCATACTCCTCCTTAGCTCGTTCCTTCGATCAAGGCTTCGATACGCATCTACTAGTCTCGAAAATGGAATCTAAAATGATAATCGAAGTTGCAAAAGACCGGACGGGCGAACATCTAGGTAGATGGTGTGCTTTATGA
- the EFR3_1 gene encoding plasma membrane localization protein (EggNog:ENOG410QDJJ~COG:S~BUSCO:990at33183) codes for MVEETIPTFELFCRHQDSATLTADHEYIIQYRELVGTYASFASTETPVTTKTPMSAPMALRWRTVGLKAIKSIVTSEILSTDGAKQLNVVIPVILQNLYASGDHRLSPLQEKAKSSERLEREQFRRRRMSISTVQTVDTIDGNGDPESASGSAADADMMAEMEARVLALRCLEKVFSGTNRVQIRFATSLVLSFIVSRRPPRTQEKQQSANGKTDGNWATNLLEVIANWSPVQDRFIILVTLLETLVERPLVDGRLEPQLTLASMMDWLLGSSVNLIGLSVMDVLIGLLQFVRQLLQLGDGTQTLLPHHGLSTFIKPLPQMDETAATNSQTNGENEKAPTADSLRHELLELLEKCIGNLATHVYYGDQVSDMIRTIVIRIKPSPALEGENAHHESESDNAIQKSSPSRSDYTAESYFSSSAARITALRSVKDILVVANLRKSTSGTDPDARNRVPLHVWEGTHWLLQDPQWEVRNAYVDAFLSWLQLETKKSDLRVPTEHTRVSKMGNRRDTSDIPERLARRVVSTAPQEENVAACQASSFLQLLHLTIFDVVSESSTTESDILRLYLLLVNLVEHLGVNAARYTLPVLMKLQDKLPSSVSATKALHIGSLVHGYLLALVEKFDLEGTRPAAEIINEISKRKKRGVWLDKIQLPPRPLHHIQPSLDTVIEQASLPQPDKNIYSRFTSLEELVRQIESTYNSSYVSPPISPSNSPGRSFSIPSLGLNNSTNPHVPAGSQLPLHVKEQMLAPWSKEACLDAIEKEKAKTSSLSGSRTATGAFAAGLNALNMSAYNSGPGSPTGTAPSASNRQDRPVSAACAPTGNLAGFQKTRRQSIPERRVSPAASSRDSTVRVNELRRVLSVINGSNVRHPSPLRGRHRVDSTVSSTESMVSDNLSFSDAGTAAADRPLSSRENLTAPRGLNRYHGGPNQLHGDFEPDGSSVTSPSHSPPRSDRPSTAPGRPARTHSKSKGSNASTLRQSRSLSRKKSLDTSLHERSERRATDLNGIPSGHSHGYREDLGDIGIAITADTTEIAPHTQDRADTSSQWSRREASRTLSFGRRVDMDKLLEGLSAPNDDQQPNGTGEVSGIKIASGGVEGSSSLTRMGKKPSFQSMNDEKKASYSRKTSLLSPGAAPWNRLSSDRGGIGPPPY; via the exons ATGGTGGAAGAGACAATTCCAACCTTTGAGTTGTTCTGTCGTCATCAGGACAGCGCCACACTTACGGCGGACCATGAATATATTATACAATATAGGGAACTTGTGGGAACGTATGCCAGTTTTGCGTCAACAGAGACGCCTGTTACTACCAAAACTCCAATGAGCGCCCCCATGGCCTTAAGATGGAGGACTGTTGGCTTAAAAGCTATCAAGAGCATCGTTACATCCGAGATTTTATCGACGGATGGTGCCAAACAACTTAATGTTGTTATTCCCGTGATTCTTCAAAACCTATACGCTAGCGGCGATCATAGGTTGTCACCTTTacaggaaaaagcaaaaagttCGGAGAGGCTCGAAAGGGAGCAATTTCGCCGCCGTCGCATGAGTATTTCTACTGTACAAACTGTGGATACTATCGACGGAAACGGCGATCCGGAATCCGCCTCTGGTTCCGCGGCCGACGCCGATATGATGGCCGAAATGGAAGCCCGCGTCCTCGCGTTGCGATGCTTAGAGAAAGTGTTCTCCGGAACTAATAGGGTACAGATTCGGTTTGCTACGTCGCTTGTCTTAAGTTTCATAGTCAGCAGGCGTCCGCCTCGAACGCAGGAGAAGCAACAAAGTGCTAACGGCAAAACCGATGGAAATTGGGCTACTAATTTGCTGGAAGTTATTGCCAACTGGTCACCAGTGCAAGATCGTTTCATCATTCTCGTGACTTTGTTGGAGACGTTGGTGGAACGTCCCCTTGTCGACGGACGGCTCGAGCCACAACTTACGCTAGCCTCCATGATGGACTGGTTACTTGGTTCGTCGGTCAATCTAATCGGGCTTAGTGTAATGGATGTGTTGATCGGTTTGCTCCAATTCGTCCGTCAGCTTTTACAACTGGGGGATGGAACTCAGACATTGCTGCCGCACCATGGGCTATCTACATTTATAAAGCCATTACCACAAATGGACGAAACTGCTGCTACGAACTCTCAAACCAACGGCGAGAATGAGAAAGCTCCTACGGCAGATTCTCTGCGGCATGAATTGTTAGAACTACTTGAAAAGTGCATCGGAAATTTGGCGACACATGTTTACTATGGTGATCAAGTCTCCGATATGATTCGAACCATCGTCATACGCATCAAACCATCCCCCGCCTTAGAAGGGGAAAATGCCCACCATGAATCAGAATCAGATAATGCAATTCAAAAGTCAAGTCCTTCACGGTCTGATTATACCGCTGAAAGCTACTTCTCGTCTTCAGCTGCACGAATCACGGCGTTAAGGTCGGTTAAAGATATCTTGGTAGTTGCAAATCTGCGAAAGTCTACCTCCGGGACTGATCCAGATGCGAGGAATCGCGTTCCACTGCATGTGTGGGAAGGTACTCACTGGCTACTGCAGGACCCCCAGTGGGAAGTCCGCAATGCGTATGTCGATGCGTTCCTTTCTTGGCTTCAACTGGAAACGAAAAAGAGCGATCTAAGAGTGCCTACCGAACATACCAGAGTGTCAAAAATGGGGAATCGAAGGGATACATCTGACATCCCAGAGAGGCTTGCGAGGAGGGTCGTGTCCACCGCCCCTCAGGAAGAAAACGTGGCAGCGTGTCAAGCTTCGAGCTTTCTTCAATTGCTTCATCTTACGATCTTCGATGTTGTTTCGGAGTCATCCACCACTGAATCGGATATCTTGAGGCTTTATCTATTACTAGTGAATTTGGTAGAACACCTCGGAGTTAACGCGGCAAGGTACACTCTCCCAGTCCTAATGAAGCTTCAGGATAAGCTCCCATCTTCGGTGTCAGCTACCAAAGCCCTTCACATCGGCAGCTTGGTCCACGGCTATCTTCTAGCGTTGGTGGAAAAGTTTGATCTTGAAGGAACAAGACCCGCAGCCGAAATCATCAACGAAATTTCAAAGCGAAAAAAGCGCGGTGTCTGGCTTGATAAAATCCAGCTACCACCACGACCGTTGCATCACATTCAACCTTCCCTTGACACGGTGATCGAACAAGCATCGCTTCCTCAACCGGATAAAAACATATATTCACGATTTACTTCACTAGAAGAGCTGGTCAGGCAAATTGAATCCACCTACAATTCGTCGTATGTGTCTCCACCAATAAGCCCTTCTAACTCTCCCGGGCGATCATTTTCGATTCCATCCTTAGGCCTCAACAATTCGACCAACCCACATGTTCCTGCAGGGTCTCAGCTACCATTGCACGTTAAGGAGCAGATGCTAGCCCCATGGTCCAAGGAAGCATGTCTAGACGCTATTGAAAAGGAGAAGGCCAAGACATCCTCTCTGAGCGGTTCGCGAACGGCAACCGGCGCCTTTGCTGCTGGCCTTAATGCTCTCAATATGAGCGCATACAATTCTGGTCCAGGATCCCCTACGGGCACTGCACCCTCGGCAAGTAATCGTCAAGATCGCCCAGTGTCTGCGGCATGTGCACCGACTGGTAATTTGGCTGGCTTTCAAAAGACTCGCCGTCAAAGTATCCCCGAGCGCCGCGTGTCTCCCGCGGCTTCAAGTCGCGATTCCACAGTTCGAGTTAACGAGCTTCGGCGAGTTCTGTCTGTGATTAATGGTAGCAATGTGCGTCATCCGAGTCCTTTACGCGGTCGCCACAGGGTGGATAGCACGGTCTCTAGTACTGAAAGTATGGTTAGCGATAATCTATCTTTCTCCGATGCCGGGACAGCTGCTGCTGACAGGCCATTGTCTTCCCGAGAAAATTTGACTGCACCTCGAGGATTGAACAGATACCATGGTGGGCCTAACCAGCTTCATGGTGACTTTGAACCCGA CGGGTCTTCTGTTACTTCGCCATCGCATTCTCCGCCCCGGTCTGATAGGCCTTCTACGGCACCAGGGCGTCCGGCACGAACGCACTCGAAAAGTAAAGGAAGTAACGCGTCTACACTACGCCAGAGCAGGTCTCTAAGCAGGAAGAAATCCTTGGATACAAGTCTACACGAGCGCTCCGAACGAAGGGCTACAGACTTAAATGGAATTCCCAGCGGACACTCTCATGGCTATAGGGAGGATCTGGGCGATATTGGGATTGCGATCACGGCCGACACGACTGAGATCGCTCCTCATACCCAGGACCGCGCTGATACGAGTAGCCAATGGTCAAGACGTGAAGCTTCAAGAACCTTGAGCTTCGGTCGACGAGTGGACATGGACAAATTGTTAGAAGGGCTTTCCGCTCCCAATGACGATCAGCAGCCGAATGGCACCGGCGAAGTCTCGGGAATCAAGATTGCTTCAGGTGGCGTGGAGGGAAGTTCCAGCTTAACGCGAATGGGAAAGAAACCATCCTTCCAATCAATGAACGATGAGAAAAAAGCGTCGTATTCGCGAAAAACTAGCTTGCTCTCCCCCGGCGCAGCTCCTTGGAATCGGCTTTCAAGTGATCGAGGGGGAATCGGTCCACCTCCTTACTGA
- the EFR3_1 gene encoding plasma membrane localization protein, variant 2 (EggNog:ENOG410QDJJ~COG:S~BUSCO:990at33183): MVEETIPTFELFCRHQDSATLTADHEYIIQYRELVGTYASFASTETPVTTKTPMSAPMALRWRTVGLKAIKSIVTSEILSTDGAKQLNVVIPVILQNLYASGDHRLSPLQEKAKSSERLEREQFRRRRMSISTVQTVDTIDGNGDPESASGSAADADMMAEMEARVLALRCLEKVFSGTNRVQIRFATSLVLSFIVSRRPPRTQEKQQSANGKTDGNWATNLLEVIANWSPVQDRFIILVTLLETLVERPLVDGRLEPQLTLASMMDWLLGSSVNLIGLSVMDVLIGLLQFVRQLLQLGDGTQTLLPHHGLSTFIKPLPQMDETAATNSQTNGENEKAPTADSLRHELLELLEKCIGNLATHVYYGDQVSDMIRTIVIRIKPSPALEGENAHHESESDNAIQKSSPSRSDYTAESYFSSSAARITALRSVKDILVVANLRKSTSGTDPDARNRVPLHVWEGTHWLLQDPQWEVRNAYVDAFLSWLQLETKKSDLRVPTEHTRVSKMGNRRDTSDIPERLARRVVSTAPQEENVAACQASSFLQLLHLTIFDVVSESSTTESDILRLYLLLVNLVEHLGVNAARYTLPVLMKLQDKLPSSVSATKALHIGSLVHGYLLALVEKFDLEGTRPAAEIINEISKRKKRGVWLDKIQLPPRPLHHIQPSLDTVIEQASLPQPDKNIYSRFTSLEELVRQIESTYNSSYVSPPISPSNSPGRSFSIPSLGLNNSTNPHVPAGSQLPLHVKEQMLAPWSKEACLDAIEKEKAKTSSLSGSRTATGAFAAGLNALNMSAYNSGPGSPTGTAPSASNRQDRPVSAACAPTGNLAGFQKTRRQSIPERRVSPAASSRDSTVRVNELRRVLSVINGSNR; encoded by the exons ATGGTGGAAGAGACAATTCCAACCTTTGAGTTGTTCTGTCGTCATCAGGACAGCGCCACACTTACGGCGGACCATGAATATATTATACAATATAGGGAACTTGTGGGAACGTATGCCAGTTTTGCGTCAACAGAGACGCCTGTTACTACCAAAACTCCAATGAGCGCCCCCATGGCCTTAAGATGGAGGACTGTTGGCTTAAAAGCTATCAAGAGCATCGTTACATCCGAGATTTTATCGACGGATGGTGCCAAACAACTTAATGTTGTTATTCCCGTGATTCTTCAAAACCTATACGCTAGCGGCGATCATAGGTTGTCACCTTTacaggaaaaagcaaaaagttCGGAGAGGCTCGAAAGGGAGCAATTTCGCCGCCGTCGCATGAGTATTTCTACTGTACAAACTGTGGATACTATCGACGGAAACGGCGATCCGGAATCCGCCTCTGGTTCCGCGGCCGACGCCGATATGATGGCCGAAATGGAAGCCCGCGTCCTCGCGTTGCGATGCTTAGAGAAAGTGTTCTCCGGAACTAATAGGGTACAGATTCGGTTTGCTACGTCGCTTGTCTTAAGTTTCATAGTCAGCAGGCGTCCGCCTCGAACGCAGGAGAAGCAACAAAGTGCTAACGGCAAAACCGATGGAAATTGGGCTACTAATTTGCTGGAAGTTATTGCCAACTGGTCACCAGTGCAAGATCGTTTCATCATTCTCGTGACTTTGTTGGAGACGTTGGTGGAACGTCCCCTTGTCGACGGACGGCTCGAGCCACAACTTACGCTAGCCTCCATGATGGACTGGTTACTTGGTTCGTCGGTCAATCTAATCGGGCTTAGTGTAATGGATGTGTTGATCGGTTTGCTCCAATTCGTCCGTCAGCTTTTACAACTGGGGGATGGAACTCAGACATTGCTGCCGCACCATGGGCTATCTACATTTATAAAGCCATTACCACAAATGGACGAAACTGCTGCTACGAACTCTCAAACCAACGGCGAGAATGAGAAAGCTCCTACGGCAGATTCTCTGCGGCATGAATTGTTAGAACTACTTGAAAAGTGCATCGGAAATTTGGCGACACATGTTTACTATGGTGATCAAGTCTCCGATATGATTCGAACCATCGTCATACGCATCAAACCATCCCCCGCCTTAGAAGGGGAAAATGCCCACCATGAATCAGAATCAGATAATGCAATTCAAAAGTCAAGTCCTTCACGGTCTGATTATACCGCTGAAAGCTACTTCTCGTCTTCAGCTGCACGAATCACGGCGTTAAGGTCGGTTAAAGATATCTTGGTAGTTGCAAATCTGCGAAAGTCTACCTCCGGGACTGATCCAGATGCGAGGAATCGCGTTCCACTGCATGTGTGGGAAGGTACTCACTGGCTACTGCAGGACCCCCAGTGGGAAGTCCGCAATGCGTATGTCGATGCGTTCCTTTCTTGGCTTCAACTGGAAACGAAAAAGAGCGATCTAAGAGTGCCTACCGAACATACCAGAGTGTCAAAAATGGGGAATCGAAGGGATACATCTGACATCCCAGAGAGGCTTGCGAGGAGGGTCGTGTCCACCGCCCCTCAGGAAGAAAACGTGGCAGCGTGTCAAGCTTCGAGCTTTCTTCAATTGCTTCATCTTACGATCTTCGATGTTGTTTCGGAGTCATCCACCACTGAATCGGATATCTTGAGGCTTTATCTATTACTAGTGAATTTGGTAGAACACCTCGGAGTTAACGCGGCAAGGTACACTCTCCCAGTCCTAATGAAGCTTCAGGATAAGCTCCCATCTTCGGTGTCAGCTACCAAAGCCCTTCACATCGGCAGCTTGGTCCACGGCTATCTTCTAGCGTTGGTGGAAAAGTTTGATCTTGAAGGAACAAGACCCGCAGCCGAAATCATCAACGAAATTTCAAAGCGAAAAAAGCGCGGTGTCTGGCTTGATAAAATCCAGCTACCACCACGACCGTTGCATCACATTCAACCTTCCCTTGACACGGTGATCGAACAAGCATCGCTTCCTCAACCGGATAAAAACATATATTCACGATTTACTTCACTAGAAGAGCTGGTCAGGCAAATTGAATCCACCTACAATTCGTCGTATGTGTCTCCACCAATAAGCCCTTCTAACTCTCCCGGGCGATCATTTTCGATTCCATCCTTAGGCCTCAACAATTCGACCAACCCACATGTTCCTGCAGGGTCTCAGCTACCATTGCACGTTAAGGAGCAGATGCTAGCCCCATGGTCCAAGGAAGCATGTCTAGACGCTATTGAAAAGGAGAAGGCCAAGACATCCTCTCTGAGCGGTTCGCGAACGGCAACCGGCGCCTTTGCTGCTGGCCTTAATGCTCTCAATATGAGCGCATACAATTCTGGTCCAGGATCCCCTACGGGCACTGCACCCTCGGCAAGTAATCGTCAAGATCGCCCAGTGTCTGCGGCATGTGCACCGACTGGTAATTTGGCTGGCTTTCAAAAGACTCGCCGTCAAAGTATCCCCGAGCGCCGCGTGTCTCCCGCGGCTTCAAGTCGCGATTCCACAGTTCGAGTTAACGAGCTTCGGCGAGTTCTGTCTGTGATTAATGGTAGCAAT CGATAA